From the Gramella sp. Hel_I_59 genome, one window contains:
- the pheS gene encoding phenylalanine--tRNA ligase subunit alpha yields MIDKIKEHIAEVESFNAATNEEIETFRIKYLGKKGILNDYFAEFKNVPNEQKKEFGQVINQLKNSATQRVNSLKESLENSQEEKGVYGDLSRPGEPVEIGSRHPISIVKNQITEIFSNIGFNVSEGPEMEDDWHNFTALNLPEYHPARDMQDTFFIQTDPDILLRTHTSSVQVRYMEENKPPIRTISPGRVFRNEAISARSHCIFHQVEGLYIDKDVSFADMKQTILYFTEQLFGKSKIRLRPSYFPFTEPSAEVDVYWGLETETDYRITKGTGWLEIMGCGMVDPNVLRNCNIDPQEYSGFAFGMGIERIAMLLYQIEDIRMFYENDLRFLEQFKSAL; encoded by the coding sequence ATGATTGATAAGATTAAAGAGCATATTGCTGAAGTTGAAAGCTTTAATGCTGCTACGAATGAAGAAATAGAAACTTTCCGAATCAAATACCTTGGTAAAAAAGGGATTCTGAACGACTATTTTGCTGAGTTCAAGAATGTTCCAAATGAACAGAAGAAGGAGTTTGGCCAGGTGATCAATCAGCTTAAGAATTCTGCAACCCAGCGCGTAAATTCTTTAAAGGAAAGTCTTGAGAACAGTCAGGAAGAAAAAGGCGTATATGGTGACCTTAGCAGACCGGGAGAACCGGTTGAAATAGGTTCCAGACATCCAATTTCTATTGTTAAGAACCAGATCACCGAGATCTTTAGCAATATTGGTTTCAATGTTTCTGAAGGACCGGAGATGGAAGATGACTGGCATAACTTTACGGCACTAAACCTTCCGGAATATCACCCGGCAAGAGACATGCAGGATACGTTTTTTATTCAGACAGATCCTGATATTCTGTTGAGAACACATACCTCTTCAGTTCAGGTTCGTTACATGGAGGAGAATAAACCACCAATTAGAACGATCTCTCCGGGTAGAGTTTTCAGAAATGAAGCAATTTCGGCAAGATCACATTGTATATTTCATCAGGTAGAAGGATTGTATATCGATAAGGACGTTTCTTTTGCCGATATGAAACAAACGATCCTGTATTTTACGGAGCAACTCTTCGGAAAATCAAAAATACGCCTTAGACCTTCTTATTTCCCGTTTACCGAGCCAAGTGCTGAAGTGGATGTATACTGGGGTCTCGAAACTGAAACCGATTACCGAATTACCAAAGGAACGGGTTGGCTTGAAATCATGGGCTGCGGAATGGTAGACCCGAACGTTCTAAGAAATTGTAATATAGATCCACAGGAATATTCAGGATTTGCTTTTGGGATGGGAATTGAAAGAATTGCCATGCTGCTTTACCAGATAGAAGA
- a CDS encoding ceramidase has protein sequence MNLLLSFDSFPNDSGPIYQETMAGRLPVEPFNTFSNIFFLLIIIYFSLKVYSDYRNHRFLAWSLPVLFMGFVGGTVYHATRSHDFWMYLDWLPIIFLCLAVSVYYTIKLEITNRNRIWLIVLILILVFGVRMLPWDDSVQTSVGYVGTALGLLLPVITYFLTTRSANWVYILLAFLSFGFAISFRVLDGFVYVIPMGTHWLWHSFGALSVFFLMTFIYRDRLLVKSLSSEVATSE, from the coding sequence ATGAACCTTCTGCTAAGTTTTGATTCGTTTCCAAATGATAGTGGTCCTATCTACCAGGAAACAATGGCTGGAAGATTACCTGTGGAGCCATTCAATACTTTCAGCAATATTTTCTTTCTACTCATTATAATTTACTTTTCGCTGAAGGTCTATAGCGACTATCGCAATCATAGATTTTTAGCGTGGAGCCTTCCAGTTCTTTTTATGGGATTTGTTGGAGGTACCGTCTATCATGCAACCCGAAGTCATGACTTCTGGATGTACCTGGACTGGCTTCCTATTATATTTTTATGCCTAGCAGTTTCAGTTTATTATACCATAAAACTGGAAATTACTAACCGGAATAGGATCTGGCTAATCGTTCTAATTTTAATTCTGGTGTTTGGTGTGCGTATGCTCCCATGGGATGATAGTGTACAAACCTCTGTAGGCTACGTGGGAACAGCGCTAGGACTTTTACTGCCTGTGATCACCTATTTCCTTACCACACGATCAGCAAACTGGGTATATATTTTACTGGCATTTCTCAGTTTTGGATTTGCCATCAGCTTCAGGGTACTGGATGGATTTGTGTATGTAATTCCTATGGGAACACACTGGCTATGGCACAGCTTTGGGGCACTTTCCGTATTTTTCTTGATGACCTTTATTTACCGGGACCGGTTGCTCGTGAAGTCTCTTTCTTCGGAAGTGGCCACTTCAGAATAA
- a CDS encoding CvpA family protein — protein sequence MNTVDIVLGIFLLYGLVRGFFRGFLTELASLLGLVAGIYGAIHFSYYAGEFLSQHVDWDIEIINLASLAITFLIIIFVVSLIGKMLTKVADFAALGIVNKLLGAIFGLMKSAFVASVIIMFFMTSNKTLEFVETETLEESVLYEPVAVIAPIILPSIIKQVKEKDLWDFEAEAE from the coding sequence ATGAATACAGTGGATATTGTCCTGGGGATTTTCCTGCTTTACGGATTGGTACGTGGTTTTTTCAGAGGATTTTTAACTGAGCTTGCATCGTTGTTAGGACTTGTAGCCGGTATATACGGTGCCATTCACTTTTCCTATTACGCCGGCGAATTTCTTTCGCAACATGTAGATTGGGATATCGAAATCATAAATCTCGCGAGCCTGGCCATCACTTTTTTAATTATCATTTTCGTGGTCTCCTTAATTGGGAAAATGCTTACCAAAGTGGCAGACTTTGCAGCGCTTGGAATCGTAAACAAATTGTTGGGAGCAATATTTGGATTAATGAAATCTGCTTTTGTTGCCAGTGTGATCATCATGTTCTTTATGACCAGCAATAAAACACTTGAATTCGTAGAAACTGAAACACTTGAGGAATCTGTACTTTATGAACCGGTAGCTGTAATTGCCCCTATCATATTACCATCGATCATAAAACAGGTAAAGGAAAAAGACCTTTGGGACTTTGAGGCGGAAGCTGAATAA
- a CDS encoding carbonic anhydrase family protein, with product MIKDIINKDKQTKLSPDAVLKDLMEGNERFSSAKMHERDYASQVEQTKGGQWPQAVVLGCIDSRVPLETIFDQGVGDIFSARVAGNFENTDILGSLEYSCKVAGSKLVMVLGHEACGAVKAACDDVELGNITHLLSNIKPAVKATETSGERNSSNSDFVAGVVENNVKLTMDRIREKSPILKEMEDNGEIKIVGGVYSISNGKVSLL from the coding sequence ATGATTAAAGATATAATCAATAAAGACAAGCAAACGAAATTAAGCCCTGATGCAGTGCTGAAGGATCTAATGGAAGGAAACGAACGATTTTCCAGTGCTAAAATGCACGAGAGAGACTACGCTTCCCAGGTTGAGCAGACAAAAGGAGGACAATGGCCACAGGCGGTTGTTCTTGGCTGTATCGATTCACGAGTGCCTTTAGAAACTATTTTCGACCAAGGAGTTGGAGATATCTTCTCTGCAAGAGTAGCAGGAAACTTTGAAAATACGGATATTCTTGGAAGTCTGGAATACTCCTGTAAAGTTGCAGGAAGTAAACTAGTGATGGTATTGGGACATGAAGCTTGCGGCGCAGTTAAAGCTGCCTGTGATGATGTTGAACTAGGTAACATCACTCACTTACTAAGCAATATTAAACCTGCCGTAAAAGCAACTGAAACTAGTGGCGAAAGAAATTCCAGCAATTCTGATTTTGTTGCTGGTGTGGTTGAAAATAACGTGAAACTTACCATGGACAGGATCAGAGAGAAAAGTCCGATTCTTAAGGAAATGGAAGATAATGGTGAAATCAAAATCGTTGGAGGAGTATATTCTATCTCTAATGGAAAAGTAAGCTTGCTATAA
- a CDS encoding SulP family inorganic anion transporter, whose protein sequence is MFKHLNKDFPASIVVFFVAIPLCLGIALASGAPLFSGLIAGIIGGIVVGAISGSSLGVSGPAAGLAAIVLAAITNIGYENLLLAVVIGGAIQIGFGLLKAGIIGYYFPNSVIKGMLTGIGIIIILKQIPHFFGYDDDPQGDWAFFQVDGENTFSEIFNMANGISPGATLIAIIAMIILVLWETVLSDKGKFFKLVQGPLVAVGTGIIFFLVTKGNETFGISQEHLVNVPVPDSFDSFIGQFTVPSFEMIGTLQIWITGFTIALVASLETLLCVEATDKLDPHKRTTPTNRELFAQGTGNMLSGMIGGLPITQVIVRSSANIQSGGQTKMAAILHGFLLLISVVVIPNILNYIPLSVLAAILFLVGYKLAKPALFKEMYLKGWKQFVPFIVTIVGIVFGDLLIGIGLGLAVGIVVILIKSYQNSYFLHIENETDENKTVKMTLAEEVTFINKGAIIKELNKLKENSYLIMDVRKSRYLDNDIIEILDDFRVKAAEKNIDIKIISERGTIENPDSYQEFFAQKKIS, encoded by the coding sequence ATGTTTAAGCATTTAAATAAAGATTTTCCGGCGAGTATTGTCGTGTTTTTTGTTGCCATTCCTTTGTGTCTTGGTATTGCCCTTGCCAGTGGTGCACCATTGTTCTCTGGTTTAATTGCCGGTATCATTGGTGGTATCGTGGTTGGAGCCATTAGTGGTTCAAGCCTTGGAGTTAGTGGTCCGGCAGCAGGACTTGCAGCCATTGTTCTTGCAGCAATTACTAATATTGGTTATGAGAACTTATTACTGGCTGTAGTGATTGGTGGTGCGATCCAGATTGGATTCGGACTTTTAAAAGCAGGTATTATTGGGTATTATTTCCCAAACTCGGTAATTAAAGGAATGCTTACAGGTATTGGAATTATCATTATCCTGAAGCAGATCCCTCACTTTTTTGGCTACGATGATGATCCTCAAGGCGACTGGGCATTTTTCCAGGTAGATGGAGAGAATACGTTCTCAGAAATTTTCAATATGGCGAATGGCATTAGCCCGGGAGCAACTTTGATCGCTATCATTGCGATGATCATTCTTGTACTTTGGGAAACTGTATTAAGCGATAAGGGTAAGTTCTTTAAACTTGTACAGGGACCATTAGTTGCAGTGGGAACTGGGATTATATTCTTCCTGGTTACCAAGGGAAATGAGACATTCGGAATTTCTCAGGAGCACCTTGTAAATGTTCCGGTACCAGATAGTTTTGATTCCTTTATTGGTCAGTTTACTGTACCTTCTTTCGAAATGATAGGAACTTTACAGATCTGGATCACCGGTTTTACGATCGCGTTGGTAGCCAGTCTGGAAACCTTATTATGTGTGGAAGCAACAGATAAACTGGATCCGCACAAAAGAACCACTCCTACTAACCGTGAACTTTTCGCACAGGGGACAGGAAACATGCTTTCAGGTATGATTGGTGGATTGCCAATTACACAGGTGATCGTAAGAAGTTCTGCGAACATCCAGTCTGGAGGTCAAACCAAAATGGCAGCAATTCTGCATGGTTTTTTACTGTTGATCTCTGTTGTAGTAATTCCTAATATTCTTAATTATATTCCACTTTCAGTACTGGCAGCTATTCTATTTCTTGTAGGATATAAACTGGCGAAACCAGCCTTATTTAAGGAAATGTATTTGAAAGGCTGGAAGCAATTCGTACCATTTATTGTAACCATCGTGGGTATCGTATTTGGTGATCTTCTAATTGGAATTGGTCTGGGACTTGCCGTTGGAATCGTTGTAATTCTTATCAAATCTTACCAGAACTCTTACTTCCTTCATATTGAAAATGAAACGGATGAAAACAAGACGGTGAAAATGACCCTTGCTGAAGAGGTTACATTTATCAATAAAGGAGCGATCATTAAGGAATTGAATAAATTAAAAGAGAATTCTTATCTTATCATGGATGTGCGAAAAAGCAGGTATCTGGATAATGATATTATAGAGATTCTTGACGATTTCAGAGTAAAAGCTGCGGAAAAGAATATAGATATCAAGATTATTTCAGAAAGAGGAACTATTGAGAATCCGGATAGTTACCAGGAATTTTTCGCACAGAAGAAGATCAGCTAA
- a CDS encoding tetratricopeptide repeat protein: MRKVIVLIFLFVSALGFSQNQELFDKANAAYQNGEFEASISSYEKIIENGEASAEVYYNLGNAHYKLNNVAPSIYYFEKALQQQPKDEDIQNNIEFARNMAIDDIDEVEQTGLSASFGNMISKYTASGWAIFAIVFSVIFVVLFLLYYFSRSSLQKRLFLGFASLSVIACIISVIFAFQQEAYVENNQYAIIYQEVVEVRDEPNLRGEASYELHEGTKAKVLEDFQEWSKIELSNGAQGWVNSQNIRKL; this comes from the coding sequence ATGAGAAAAGTAATCGTTCTTATCTTTCTATTTGTTTCCGCTCTTGGGTTTTCCCAGAACCAGGAACTTTTTGATAAAGCCAATGCGGCTTATCAAAATGGAGAATTTGAAGCATCTATCTCTAGTTACGAGAAGATCATAGAAAACGGTGAAGCTTCAGCAGAGGTTTATTATAATCTTGGAAATGCACATTATAAATTAAATAATGTCGCGCCGAGTATCTATTATTTTGAAAAGGCACTTCAGCAACAACCGAAGGATGAAGATATTCAGAATAACATCGAGTTTGCTCGTAACATGGCGATTGATGATATTGATGAGGTCGAACAAACGGGACTTTCCGCTTCTTTTGGGAACATGATCTCAAAGTATACTGCTTCCGGATGGGCAATCTTTGCCATTGTATTTTCAGTGATCTTTGTGGTTTTATTCCTGCTCTATTATTTCTCCCGAAGCTCTCTTCAGAAGCGGTTATTCCTGGGTTTTGCATCTCTAAGTGTAATTGCCTGTATTATTTCCGTAATATTTGCCTTTCAGCAGGAAGCTTACGTTGAAAACAACCAGTACGCGATCATATACCAGGAAGTTGTAGAGGTGCGGGATGAGCCTAATTTACGTGGTGAAGCCAGCTACGAGCTTCATGAAGGTACCAAGGCAAAGGTGCTTGAAGATTTTCAAGAATGGTCGAAAATTGAACTTTCCAACGGTGCTCAGGGTTGGGTTAATAGTCAAAACATCAGGAAGTTGTAG
- a CDS encoding BatD family protein codes for MKTKLLILSFLMVTGGLLQAQVRFESKVSREKLGINERLRVDFEMNEDGDNFNAPSFSDFTVVGGPNQKISTSILNGKMAYSKTYSFYLQPKKRGTLTVGQAEIVIDDKVYKTSPIDVEVTAAVDKPTDGNNTELIAEDNLHLVAEVSKGNPYLNEAITVVYKLYVSPRISVSNWRELDNPQYNDFWSQSVDIKQLRVENGEYRGEPYRYVILRKTILYPQKTGELNIEPLTLSVAVDVPSERRDIFGSRIYKTVNKTVAADNKKINVKALPTNAPENFTGAVGKFDFSVSSSKNELNAGESLQAKVEVKGNGNLKLFDLPELTAPSSLEMYDPERRENVNTNLNGMQGSISNSYTIIPTRKGKYPIPALSFSYFDPKSETYITHTSDEMLISVDSGPLAGSNNTSNSGVNKQPVAFNDSQFRFIKLNTNLKPLDDSGFFGSAGFWTALILPLAAIPLFILFGRKRDKRAADVTGNRIRKADKLARKYLSEAKRNLGDQKEFYLALERSMHNYLKAKLGITTSEMSKDRIYQILSEKQVDEQTTTEFIALLSSCEFARYTPASSDAMQQDYEKAARVISTLDKQL; via the coding sequence ATGAAAACAAAATTATTGATTTTAAGTTTTTTGATGGTCACCGGAGGTTTGCTCCAGGCGCAGGTGCGCTTCGAATCCAAGGTTAGCAGGGAGAAGCTGGGAATTAATGAACGGCTTCGGGTTGATTTTGAAATGAATGAAGATGGAGATAATTTTAATGCTCCTTCTTTTTCAGATTTTACCGTAGTTGGCGGCCCTAATCAAAAAATAAGCACGAGCATCCTTAACGGGAAAATGGCTTATTCAAAGACCTATAGTTTTTATCTCCAGCCGAAAAAGCGTGGAACACTCACCGTGGGACAGGCTGAGATCGTTATCGATGATAAGGTTTATAAAACATCGCCCATAGATGTTGAGGTCACTGCGGCCGTAGACAAACCAACCGATGGGAATAATACTGAGTTGATCGCCGAGGATAATTTGCACCTCGTGGCAGAAGTCTCTAAAGGAAATCCATATTTAAACGAAGCGATCACTGTGGTATATAAGCTGTATGTGAGTCCGCGAATTAGCGTAAGCAACTGGAGGGAACTTGATAATCCACAATATAATGATTTCTGGAGTCAGAGTGTGGACATCAAGCAGCTTCGTGTCGAAAATGGTGAATACCGCGGTGAGCCTTATCGTTATGTAATCCTAAGGAAAACGATTCTTTATCCACAAAAAACCGGTGAATTAAATATTGAGCCACTTACATTATCTGTGGCGGTAGATGTTCCTAGCGAACGTCGCGATATCTTTGGAAGTAGGATCTACAAGACCGTCAATAAAACCGTGGCGGCAGATAATAAAAAGATCAATGTAAAAGCTTTGCCTACGAATGCGCCAGAGAATTTTACCGGAGCTGTTGGTAAATTTGATTTTAGCGTAAGTAGTAGTAAAAACGAGCTCAATGCGGGCGAAAGTCTGCAGGCCAAAGTTGAGGTAAAAGGAAACGGAAATTTGAAGTTATTTGACCTTCCAGAACTAACCGCTCCTTCATCTCTGGAAATGTATGATCCGGAACGTCGTGAAAATGTGAATACGAATTTGAACGGAATGCAGGGAAGTATTTCAAATTCCTATACAATAATACCAACCAGAAAAGGGAAATATCCAATTCCGGCATTGTCCTTTTCTTATTTTGATCCAAAAAGCGAAACTTATATCACGCATACTTCAGATGAAATGCTTATAAGCGTTGATAGCGGACCTCTAGCAGGATCTAACAATACGAGCAATTCTGGAGTAAATAAGCAACCGGTTGCTTTCAATGACAGTCAGTTTAGGTTTATTAAGTTGAATACTAATTTGAAACCTCTTGATGATTCAGGTTTCTTTGGTTCCGCTGGTTTCTGGACGGCTTTGATACTTCCACTTGCAGCTATTCCACTATTTATTCTCTTCGGAAGAAAAAGAGATAAAAGAGCCGCAGATGTTACTGGAAATAGAATTAGAAAAGCAGATAAACTGGCCAGAAAATATCTTTCAGAAGCAAAAAGGAATTTAGGAGATCAGAAGGAATTCTATCTTGCCCTGGAAAGATCGATGCATAATTATCTGAAAGCGAAACTGGGAATCACCACCAGCGAAATGAGTAAGGATAGAATTTATCAAATACTTAGCGAGAAGCAGGTCGATGAGCAAACTACGACAGAGTTTATAGCGCTTTTATCTAGTTGTGAATTTGCACGTTATACACCGGCATCATCAGACGCTATGCAGCAGGACTACGAAAAAGCAGCACGAGTAATTTCAACCCTTGATAAACAACTATAA
- a CDS encoding tetratricopeptide repeat protein: protein MQHKTGFKITLSILLFHFGIVTVLAQKDQEKLQQQSNDYIVEAQEALSENKFANAEASYRKAIAKDPSNMKAKYNMGNLYHAKEKSLNAEQRLKEAAEIAESKDEKHQIFHNLGNSYMQQKNYQEAVNAYKNALRNNPTDDETRYNLALAKKKLEEEKQNPDQNDDQNQDKKDNKENEDQNQDQKDQNNDGEGGEDEKKDQKPKDEGENEKDKKEGDQNEDKEKQEGDEKKEDKGQGDEKQQQKPKPAQGQLSPQQIQSLLEAMNNEEKKVQDKINAQKAKGVKVKAEKDW from the coding sequence ATGCAGCATAAAACCGGTTTTAAAATCACACTTAGTATTCTACTGTTCCACTTCGGAATAGTGACAGTTCTCGCGCAGAAAGATCAGGAGAAACTTCAGCAGCAATCCAATGATTATATTGTGGAAGCACAGGAAGCTCTTTCAGAAAATAAATTTGCGAACGCAGAAGCTTCTTACCGTAAAGCAATTGCGAAGGATCCATCTAATATGAAGGCAAAGTATAATATGGGAAACCTGTATCACGCCAAGGAAAAATCGCTGAATGCAGAACAGCGCTTAAAAGAAGCTGCAGAAATCGCTGAAAGCAAAGATGAAAAACACCAGATCTTTCACAATCTTGGGAATTCATATATGCAGCAAAAAAATTATCAGGAAGCTGTAAATGCTTATAAAAATGCGCTTCGGAATAATCCAACCGATGATGAAACCCGGTATAATTTAGCCTTAGCGAAGAAAAAACTGGAAGAGGAAAAGCAAAATCCAGATCAAAACGACGATCAGAATCAGGATAAGAAGGATAATAAAGAAAACGAAGACCAGAACCAGGATCAGAAAGATCAGAATAATGATGGTGAAGGTGGAGAAGACGAAAAGAAGGATCAAAAGCCTAAGGACGAGGGAGAGAACGAAAAGGATAAGAAAGAAGGCGATCAAAACGAGGATAAGGAAAAGCAGGAAGGCGACGAGAAAAAAGAGGATAAAGGCCAGGGTGATGAAAAGCAGCAGCAGAAGCCAAAACCGGCACAGGGTCAGCTATCTCCTCAACAAATCCAAAGTTTGCTGGAAGCTATGAACAATGAAGAAAAGAAAGTCCAGGATAAAATTAATGCCCAGAAAGCTAAGGGCGTGAAAGTTAAAGCTGAAAAGGACTGGTAA